The genomic window TTTCAGAGACCGGCTGGCCCTATGTGCAGTTTAAAGGTGGACCGCAAGGGTTTCTGAGGGTGCTGGATGACAGGCATTTTGCCTATGCAGATTATCGCGGCAACCGACAGTATCTGAGCGCCGGAAACATCTCCCAAAATGCCCGCGTATCCCTCATCCTCGTGAACTACGAGACGCAGGAAAGACTGAAGATCTGGGGGGAAGCTCGGATAGTGTCTTTGGATGAAGATCCTGACTTCGTGCTGGACTTGATGCCTCAAGATTACAAAGCCGAGCCGGAGCGGGCGATTATCATCAAAACTCTGGCGCTGGAGTGGGATTGCCCAAGGCACATTCCAAAGCGCACAACATCCAAATAACC from Microbulbifer sp. MKSA007 includes these protein-coding regions:
- a CDS encoding pyridoxamine 5'-phosphate oxidase family protein, producing MPKAFAQIAFTSAAQSFQDRYGTKEAYARFLEGDELSGHTIDPDHATFIESMDGCYLSTISETGWPYVQFKGGPQGFLRVLDDRHFAYADYRGNRQYLSAGNISQNARVSLILVNYETQERLKIWGEARIVSLDEDPDFVLDLMPQDYKAEPERAIIIKTLALEWDCPRHIPKRTTSK